A stretch of Lactiplantibacillus brownii DNA encodes these proteins:
- the yaaA gene encoding peroxide stress protein YaaA codes for MKIIIAPAKKMVVDTDTFNYHALPQYLSQTKQLLAQLRQLSYAEAKSLWHCSDKLAQANYSWLQELNLTRQLTPAILSYSGIQYQYMAPDLFTDAGLKYVQNNLRILSGFYGILRPFDGVVPYRLEMQAKLKVNSSTNLYDFWGSQLYQALTPQPEPIINLASQEYAKSIRPYLKPNQPFITIVFGSWVNGQFKTKATLAKMARGEMVRFLAENQITELADIQKFDHPHYRFDAERSTPTEFIFSHID; via the coding sequence ATGAAAATTATTATCGCTCCCGCTAAAAAAATGGTCGTTGATACGGATACCTTTAATTACCACGCACTCCCACAATACCTCAGCCAGACCAAGCAGCTCCTTGCCCAACTTCGACAACTTTCCTATGCTGAAGCTAAAAGTCTTTGGCATTGTAGTGATAAATTGGCCCAGGCCAACTACAGTTGGTTGCAAGAACTCAACTTGACCCGCCAACTTACACCCGCAATTTTGAGTTACAGTGGCATTCAATATCAATACATGGCTCCCGATTTATTTACGGACGCCGGGTTAAAATACGTTCAAAATAATTTACGGATTCTTTCAGGCTTTTACGGTATTTTACGCCCATTTGATGGTGTCGTCCCCTACCGCTTAGAGATGCAAGCTAAACTTAAAGTAAATTCAAGCACTAACTTGTACGACTTCTGGGGATCGCAACTTTATCAAGCCTTAACACCACAACCGGAACCTATCATCAACTTAGCCTCACAGGAGTATGCCAAAAGTATTCGGCCTTATTTAAAGCCTAATCAGCCTTTTATCACAATTGTTTTTGGTAGCTGGGTCAATGGTCAGTTTAAAACTAAAGCGACCTTAGCTAAAATGGCTCGTGGAGAAATGGTCCGCTTTTTAGCTGAAAATCAGATTACTGAATTAGCAGACATTCAAAAGTTTGATCATCCACACTATCGCTTTGATGCTGAACGTTCGACACCCACAGAATTTATTTTTAGCCACATTGACTAA
- the pepI gene encoding proline iminopeptidase — MQIKTGYMPFRGYQTYYRIVGDLTSDQTPLLLLHGGPGSTHNYFESFDQLTTQTGRPVVMYDQLGCGLSSMPTDSNLWQASTWVAELKALREYLGLSRIHLLGQSWGGMLAIIYLCEAHPQGIQSLILASTLSSAQLWAQEQHRLIKLMTPAEQAAIAQAETTGNFTTPDYLAANDHFMLLHAAGPVTSVSPEFLRRPKKTGTTAYTTAWGPNEYCPTGTLRHYNYTEKMADMVTPTLVTSGVDDLCTPLIAKTMVDQLPNGHWTLFAHSRHMAFIDEPVAYFKRLTTWLAQQDE, encoded by the coding sequence ATGCAAATTAAAACTGGATACATGCCGTTTCGAGGCTATCAGACTTATTACCGGATTGTTGGCGACTTAACGAGTGACCAAACGCCGTTATTATTGCTACATGGTGGTCCAGGGTCAACCCATAATTATTTTGAAAGTTTTGATCAGCTCACCACTCAAACTGGGCGCCCAGTGGTGATGTATGACCAGTTAGGTTGTGGTTTATCAAGCATGCCAACGGATTCAAACTTATGGCAAGCATCAACCTGGGTCGCGGAATTAAAAGCGTTGCGGGAGTATTTAGGCTTGTCACGAATCCATTTATTAGGGCAATCTTGGGGCGGCATGTTGGCCATTATTTATCTGTGTGAAGCGCACCCCCAGGGGATTCAGAGCTTGATTTTGGCGAGCACGTTGTCATCCGCACAGTTATGGGCACAAGAACAACATCGCTTGATTAAACTGATGACACCAGCGGAACAAGCCGCCATTGCGCAAGCTGAAACAACAGGGAATTTTACGACCCCAGATTATTTAGCGGCCAATGACCATTTTATGTTGTTACATGCCGCGGGACCAGTCACTTCGGTTTCACCTGAATTCTTACGTCGACCTAAGAAAACAGGCACCACGGCTTACACGACCGCTTGGGGCCCCAATGAATATTGCCCAACAGGAACCTTGCGTCACTATAACTATACGGAAAAGATGGCCGATATGGTTACACCAACGTTGGTGACCAGCGGGGTGGACGATCTATGTACGCCATTGATCGCGAAAACAATGGTCGATCAACTACCAAATGGTCACTGGACTTTATTTGCGCATAGCCGTCACATGGCTTTTATAGATGAGCCAGTAGCGTATTTTAAACGGCTAACGACATGGCTGGCACAACAAGACGAATAA
- a CDS encoding EamA family transporter codes for MKKVAPFFVALGAISYGIPASLFKLAGRAGVANGPLLFWSFLGSAIILTLVQLGHGRRLRQQPVTRRQILAVLLAGTASGFTNTFYINALKFIPVAAAAVMLMQSVWLSVLLGALIQHRRPTRLQVISIGLVLAGTILAAGLLPMTQSLSLWGLCLGFLAAVAYACTLQFTASLGNQLTPLSKTWLLCVGAFLMIVISWGPQLVTVPMTLAAVKWGLLTACFSMILPLACYSLFMPKLALGVGPVLSSLELPASIITAFILLNEKVDFQQIFGVIIIIVAVMLSNLAGGRATTKS; via the coding sequence TTGAAAAAAGTTGCGCCATTTTTTGTGGCTCTGGGAGCCATTAGTTATGGCATTCCAGCTTCACTATTTAAGTTGGCTGGTCGTGCCGGCGTGGCTAACGGGCCGTTACTTTTTTGGTCGTTTTTGGGATCTGCAATTATTTTAACCTTAGTACAATTAGGGCATGGACGACGGCTTCGACAGCAACCAGTGACTCGACGGCAAATTTTGGCCGTGTTACTGGCTGGCACCGCTTCTGGTTTTACAAATACTTTTTATATTAATGCTTTGAAGTTTATTCCGGTCGCCGCAGCTGCGGTAATGTTGATGCAATCGGTATGGCTATCCGTTTTGTTAGGCGCGCTGATCCAGCATCGGCGGCCGACACGTTTACAAGTGATCAGTATTGGGCTGGTTTTGGCGGGGACCATTTTAGCAGCGGGATTATTGCCGATGACACAGTCGTTGTCACTCTGGGGCTTGTGCCTAGGTTTTTTGGCCGCAGTGGCATACGCCTGTACGTTGCAGTTTACGGCTAGTTTAGGCAATCAGCTCACACCACTAAGCAAAACGTGGCTACTTTGTGTGGGGGCATTTTTGATGATCGTCATCAGTTGGGGACCACAATTAGTGACTGTCCCAATGACTTTGGCGGCAGTTAAATGGGGCTTGCTCACTGCCTGTTTTTCAATGATACTTCCGCTAGCCTGCTATTCGTTATTTATGCCTAAGTTGGCTTTGGGAGTGGGGCCGGTGTTGTCTTCTTTAGAATTACCCGCTTCAATCATCACTGCGTTCATTTTATTAAACGAAAAAGTTGATTTTCAGCAAATCTTTGGTGTCATAATTATTATTGTCGCAGTGATGCTCAGCAATTTAGCTGGTGGTCGAGCGACGACAAAGTCATGA
- a CDS encoding IS4 family transposase encodes MNIIHQSDSDLDQLVHSIHGFTKLLRLPQLLRLVNFQKHKGIRFQSLLEWLLMAIFQRFSLYRAPQDPAFTTKTVRNLINNAKTNWQRLTTLTAQRLIHWLMPLMDARRRQVFIIDDSLFQRDFSKKTELLARIFDHDHGKYLKGFRALTLGWSDGNTFLPVNYALMSSRKPNNCLGRAAQTTDKRTLVGQRRLQAKRPMNIVAIELLKQALNNGIKAHYVLFDSWFSSPKAFAAVKALGCDGIGMLKKTSKVAFRYRKRETNVKLLFERFKSEKRSQHTDYLYSPIVTAQLKDGTKMALKLVYVVNRNKKNQYLVLGTTKTDLRPEQIIKLYARRWQIEGYFKIAKQYLQFDQTQIQNYDGLCGHLAITAIAYDLLALQQRENHDERTIGDLFFIMGEPLPDIRIAQALDWLMATLTAVGQRMALCNTVLNSIFEHFMQTLPISLIRLLGNAKVIN; translated from the coding sequence ATGAATATTATACATCAATCTGATTCTGATTTAGACCAACTAGTTCATTCAATCCATGGATTTACAAAATTACTTCGTTTGCCACAACTACTACGGCTTGTTAACTTCCAAAAACATAAAGGGATTCGCTTCCAATCTTTATTAGAATGGCTACTAATGGCCATTTTTCAACGCTTTTCACTTTATCGGGCACCTCAAGATCCGGCTTTCACCACCAAGACGGTACGGAATCTAATCAATAACGCTAAAACCAATTGGCAGCGCCTGACCACCCTAACCGCACAACGTCTAATACATTGGCTGATGCCACTGATGGATGCTCGGCGCCGCCAGGTATTCATTATTGATGATTCTTTATTTCAACGTGATTTTTCTAAGAAAACTGAATTATTGGCGCGGATTTTTGATCATGATCATGGAAAGTACCTGAAAGGATTTCGGGCACTAACTTTGGGTTGGAGTGATGGGAATACTTTTTTGCCGGTGAATTATGCTCTGATGTCATCTAGAAAACCTAATAATTGTTTGGGCCGCGCGGCTCAAACAACGGACAAACGAACATTAGTTGGTCAACGACGACTTCAAGCCAAACGGCCAATGAATATTGTCGCAATTGAACTATTGAAACAAGCTCTTAATAATGGCATCAAAGCGCACTATGTTCTATTTGATAGTTGGTTTTCCTCACCTAAGGCTTTTGCTGCGGTAAAAGCCCTTGGTTGTGATGGTATTGGCATGTTAAAGAAAACTAGTAAAGTCGCTTTCCGCTATCGAAAACGGGAAACTAATGTTAAATTGCTCTTTGAACGGTTTAAAAGTGAAAAACGGTCACAACATACTGATTACTTGTATAGTCCGATTGTCACCGCACAGTTGAAAGACGGGACAAAAATGGCGCTTAAGCTTGTTTACGTTGTCAACCGAAACAAAAAGAATCAGTATTTAGTTCTCGGAACAACCAAAACTGATTTGAGACCGGAACAAATTATTAAACTTTATGCCCGCCGCTGGCAAATTGAAGGCTACTTCAAAATTGCCAAACAATATTTACAATTTGATCAAACCCAAATTCAAAACTATGACGGCCTATGTGGACATCTTGCTATCACTGCCATCGCCTATGATTTGTTGGCTTTGCAACAACGTGAAAATCATGATGAGAGAACGATTGGCGACTTGTTTTTCATCATGGGTGAGCCTTTACCAGACATTCGTATTGCCCAAGCATTGGATTGGCTAATGGCCACGTTGACCGCAGTAGGTCAACGTATGGCCCTGTGTAATACTGTATTAAATTCCATTTTTGAACATTTTATGCAAACATTGCCCATCAGCCTGATTCGACTGCTGGGCAATGCCAAAGTGATTAATTAA
- a CDS encoding ABC transporter ATP-binding protein translates to MDMHRRGPRQLHREKVQLGDWRQTIARVWAYLASHKISLLIVFLLTVVTTVVTIVGNRINGIVIDRYVSKHKLQALLMVCAAMVVMYLIASILMYFQNSIIIKVAQATSARIRHDVFANLQRLPMRYFDTHDNGDVMSRLTNDVDNINTALMQTFVQLFTGIISVIGMGLAMLILSPLLTGITLLSTLATYGFSKGVAKLTQKAFMTQQTALGSLNTQIEESVSGKQLVQLFDHTTTTMAAFKQTNRLYTKAAFRAQALSSIIGPFNNMTNNLAYVLITAAGATSILSGRGSITVGVIFTFLIYLRNFTGPINNVLDLINTLQLSLASAERVFDLIDEPTETDNKRAVAVKTTAGQVAFEQVSFAYDQRPILTDINLVAKQGEVVALVGPTGAGKTTIMNLLTNLYPLQKGRVLLDGRDVTTIKRHDLRRLVTVVEQESFLFTMTIRENIRLGRPTASDQDVELAAKQANAETFIKQLPDGYETILSENAHSLSQGQCQLLSIARAFITGAPVLVLDEATASIDSNTEADVQTAMTALMRHKTSFVIAHRLSTIQAADQILVINHGRIIERGNHKSLLAKQGFYAALYNSQFDQSATN, encoded by the coding sequence ATGGACATGCATAGACGAGGTCCGCGTCAGTTACATCGAGAAAAAGTTCAACTAGGCGATTGGCGTCAAACGATTGCGCGTGTTTGGGCCTATTTGGCTAGTCATAAGATCAGCTTATTGATTGTTTTCTTATTAACCGTGGTAACGACCGTTGTGACGATTGTTGGAAACCGAATTAACGGTATCGTGATTGATCGTTATGTCAGTAAGCATAAATTGCAGGCGCTTTTAATGGTTTGTGCGGCCATGGTAGTCATGTATTTGATTGCGAGCATTTTGATGTATTTTCAAAATTCAATCATCATTAAAGTTGCTCAAGCAACCAGTGCCCGCATTCGGCACGACGTGTTTGCTAATCTGCAACGCTTACCAATGCGTTATTTTGATACACATGATAACGGTGATGTGATGAGCCGGTTGACTAACGATGTAGATAATATTAATACGGCTTTGATGCAGACTTTTGTGCAACTATTTACAGGGATTATTAGTGTGATTGGGATGGGTTTAGCCATGTTGATACTGTCGCCATTATTGACCGGGATCACACTGTTGAGCACGTTGGCAACTTATGGTTTTTCCAAGGGCGTGGCAAAATTAACGCAGAAAGCCTTTATGACCCAGCAAACCGCCCTTGGAAGCTTGAATACCCAGATTGAAGAATCTGTTTCAGGGAAGCAATTAGTGCAATTGTTTGACCACACAACGACGACGATGGCTGCCTTTAAACAAACTAATCGTCTCTATACGAAAGCGGCATTTCGTGCGCAGGCGTTATCTTCAATTATTGGCCCATTTAACAATATGACGAATAATTTAGCCTACGTGTTGATCACTGCAGCTGGCGCAACTTCAATTCTGAGTGGTCGAGGCTCAATTACGGTTGGGGTTATTTTTACCTTCTTGATCTATTTACGAAACTTTACGGGGCCAATTAATAATGTGCTGGATTTGATCAATACGCTTCAATTGTCTTTAGCAAGTGCTGAACGGGTTTTTGACTTGATCGATGAGCCAACTGAGACCGATAACAAGCGCGCCGTAGCGGTTAAAACAACTGCGGGACAAGTGGCATTTGAACAGGTGTCATTTGCTTATGATCAGCGCCCGATTTTGACTGATATTAATTTAGTGGCTAAGCAGGGTGAAGTCGTGGCTTTGGTTGGGCCAACTGGCGCTGGTAAAACAACGATTATGAATCTGTTAACGAATTTGTATCCTTTGCAAAAAGGTCGGGTTTTGTTGGATGGCCGTGATGTCACGACCATTAAACGGCATGATTTAAGACGGTTGGTGACCGTGGTTGAACAGGAATCATTCTTGTTCACGATGACCATTCGTGAAAATATTCGTTTAGGCCGACCAACCGCTAGCGATCAAGACGTCGAATTGGCCGCGAAGCAAGCTAATGCCGAGACCTTTATCAAGCAATTACCAGATGGCTATGAGACGATTTTAAGTGAAAATGCCCACAGTTTGTCTCAGGGACAGTGCCAATTACTAAGCATTGCGCGCGCTTTTATTACTGGAGCGCCCGTATTGGTCTTGGATGAAGCCACGGCGTCGATTGATAGTAATACAGAAGCGGATGTTCAGACCGCCATGACGGCGTTGATGCGGCATAAAACTAGTTTTGTGATTGCACATCGCTTGTCCACGATTCAAGCGGCAGATCAAATTTTGGTCATCAATCATGGTCGCATCATTGAGCGTGGTAACCACAAGAGCTTACTAGCCAAGCAAGGGTTTTATGCGGCCTTATATAATAGTCAATTTGATCAGTCGGCAACTAACTGA
- a CDS encoding CDP-glycerol glycerophosphotransferase family protein → MSLIERVTRVMTQRRLEQYKYTYLKYYKKHRKYQNTVLVESTHGDGFYGHMFYVVKEIRASYAEMKVYVAVNPEKLTEVKAILQRENIEGVQLVPYLSNQYGELLACAEYLFNDTSFYDFFIKQDFQKYFNIWHGTPLKCLGKDDGDVAGMGNVQKNFYAADALVVSNDYTRDKMIQSFNLDRVMRGDVLVSPSPRNSILGDQAAWTSIRKQYQLENKEALVYMPTWRGDVVNVNSDVSSVVKLLTALDTALADDQVLFVKLHPFQAKLAKLDFSQYQHIVAFPTDVESYMFLAGTDALITDYSSIMYDYMNTRKPVALYVYDKKNYYASRGCYEDIDDYPFTQAHNVQALCDWVSSHHKAIDYSDDFANRYVGADSETGTKELVAYLFTHYGNGEAVTTSNISALCPYNGKETVAIYSGPLWNNGITTALLNTLNNVDVDARNYVVFFQKSSVNVKFTHVLFNLPKGVTFYPVPGGVLGDTFERFAVRRYIRSEHFKLAPFSTATEKVYRREYRRILGGLDPDYLIHYTGFERGYSEMIASLRSERVKTAIFVHTDMFEERKLRGKGLNWKMTARAYKYADKVVLVSEELRQDFVAGFPDTANKITIVDNFLGSETVQQAAEESGLTAIIEGPVTYSNNSRAEEAVINSLGGNHVNFAMPAANDFVGKVLLTRYAQRHQFKHVEQALPAIQAAINTKMANYVQLKAPIDFSTNDLYAMYGVSKLRLLDDLLNKQIKVFINVGRMAEQKGHDRLINSFVEVHKQYPNTRLVIVAPHGDLRRETIQWIRDSGCSGSIYLLGSMDNPYSLMKMADAFVFTSRFEGLGLVVFEALALDMDVITVNLPETVAMLEPGNAMIAENDDAAITKTWLAYMQHGFERKPFNFAIHNDSSVAQFEQIFK, encoded by the coding sequence ATGAGTTTAATTGAACGTGTCACCCGAGTTATGACGCAACGACGGTTGGAACAGTACAAATATACGTACTTGAAGTATTATAAGAAACATCGAAAGTATCAAAATACGGTTCTGGTTGAGTCAACTCATGGCGATGGCTTTTATGGCCACATGTTCTATGTCGTTAAGGAAATACGGGCTAGTTATGCGGAGATGAAGGTCTATGTGGCAGTCAATCCCGAAAAGCTAACTGAAGTAAAAGCGATCCTTCAACGCGAGAATATTGAGGGTGTTCAATTAGTGCCATATTTGAGTAACCAATATGGTGAACTGTTGGCATGTGCTGAATATCTTTTTAATGATACGTCATTCTATGATTTTTTCATTAAACAAGATTTTCAAAAATATTTTAATATTTGGCATGGGACACCACTGAAATGCTTGGGTAAAGACGATGGTGACGTTGCTGGTATGGGAAATGTGCAAAAAAATTTCTATGCGGCGGATGCGTTAGTGGTTAGTAATGATTACACGCGCGATAAAATGATTCAATCATTCAATTTGGACCGTGTGATGCGTGGCGATGTGCTAGTCAGTCCTAGTCCTCGAAATAGTATTTTAGGCGATCAAGCGGCTTGGACGTCGATTCGTAAACAGTATCAACTTGAAAATAAAGAAGCGCTCGTTTACATGCCTACTTGGCGTGGCGACGTGGTGAATGTCAATAGCGACGTTTCTAGTGTGGTTAAATTGTTGACTGCGTTAGATACGGCTTTAGCTGACGACCAAGTTCTCTTCGTAAAATTACATCCGTTCCAAGCTAAATTAGCCAAGTTGGATTTTAGTCAATATCAACATATTGTGGCCTTTCCAACGGATGTTGAAAGCTACATGTTTTTAGCTGGTACGGATGCGCTGATCACGGATTATTCTTCTATTATGTATGACTATATGAATACCCGTAAACCAGTGGCACTTTACGTCTACGATAAGAAAAATTATTATGCCTCACGTGGTTGTTATGAAGACATTGATGATTATCCGTTTACACAAGCCCACAATGTACAGGCATTGTGTGACTGGGTTAGTTCACACCATAAGGCAATTGACTACTCAGATGATTTTGCTAACCGTTATGTTGGCGCTGATAGTGAAACCGGGACTAAGGAATTAGTGGCCTATTTATTTACGCACTATGGGAATGGTGAGGCGGTGACCACGTCAAACATTTCAGCACTTTGTCCTTACAATGGCAAAGAAACTGTGGCCATCTATTCAGGGCCATTATGGAATAATGGGATTACGACGGCATTACTCAATACTTTAAATAATGTGGATGTTGACGCGCGCAACTATGTGGTATTTTTCCAGAAGAGTAGCGTTAATGTTAAATTCACGCACGTTCTATTTAACTTACCTAAGGGTGTAACCTTCTATCCGGTTCCCGGTGGGGTGCTTGGGGATACCTTTGAACGCTTTGCGGTGCGCCGATATATTCGTAGTGAACACTTTAAACTGGCGCCGTTCAGTACGGCGACTGAAAAGGTTTATCGTCGTGAATATCGTCGTATCTTGGGTGGCCTCGACCCTGACTATTTGATTCATTACACGGGATTTGAGCGTGGTTACTCTGAAATGATTGCCAGTCTTCGCTCTGAACGTGTTAAAACCGCGATTTTTGTGCATACTGACATGTTTGAAGAACGCAAATTACGTGGTAAGGGACTTAATTGGAAGATGACGGCTCGTGCTTACAAGTATGCGGATAAAGTTGTCTTAGTCAGTGAAGAGCTACGGCAAGACTTTGTGGCTGGTTTTCCAGACACGGCTAATAAGATCACGATCGTAGATAATTTTCTTGGTTCGGAAACGGTCCAGCAAGCGGCTGAAGAAAGTGGTTTAACTGCCATCATCGAAGGACCAGTGACTTATAGCAATAATTCGCGTGCCGAAGAAGCCGTTATTAACAGTCTGGGTGGCAATCACGTCAACTTTGCTATGCCAGCGGCTAATGATTTTGTTGGCAAAGTCTTACTAACGCGGTACGCACAACGGCATCAATTCAAACACGTTGAACAGGCCTTGCCCGCAATACAAGCGGCTATTAATACTAAGATGGCTAATTATGTTCAGCTAAAAGCACCGATTGATTTTTCGACTAATGATTTATATGCGATGTATGGGGTCTCTAAGCTACGTTTGCTGGATGATTTATTGAATAAGCAAATCAAAGTGTTTATTAATGTGGGTCGAATGGCTGAACAAAAAGGCCACGATCGCTTAATTAATAGCTTTGTTGAGGTGCATAAACAATATCCGAATACACGGTTGGTCATTGTGGCGCCACATGGTGATTTACGCCGAGAGACGATTCAATGGATTCGTGATTCTGGCTGCTCAGGGAGCATTTACTTGCTTGGCAGTATGGATAATCCTTATTCATTGATGAAGATGGCGGATGCTTTTGTCTTTACGTCACGCTTTGAGGGGCTAGGTTTGGTTGTCTTCGAGGCACTAGCCTTGGACATGGATGTGATCACGGTTAATTTACCAGAAACGGTGGCAATGCTTGAACCTGGAAATGCCATGATTGCTGAAAATGATGACGCCGCGATTACTAAAACTTGGCTAGCTTATATGCAACATGGTTTTGAACGCAAACCGTTTAACTTCGCGATTCATAACGATTCGTCAGTCGCACAATTTGAACAGATATTTAAGTAA
- the tagD gene encoding glycerol-3-phosphate cytidylyltransferase: MKRVITYGTFDLLHYGHIELLRRAKALGDYLVVALSTDEFNWDSKQKKAYFPYEKRKALLEAIRYVDLVIPEEAWDQKVRDIKLYQIDTFVMGDDWKGQFDFVGEQTDAEVVYLPRTPEISTTKIKKDLKM; the protein is encoded by the coding sequence ATGAAACGTGTAATCACGTATGGGACATTTGATCTTTTACACTATGGACACATTGAATTATTAAGACGGGCCAAGGCTCTCGGGGATTACTTAGTTGTGGCCTTGTCTACCGATGAATTTAATTGGGATAGCAAACAAAAGAAAGCATACTTTCCGTACGAAAAGCGTAAGGCGCTTTTAGAAGCGATTCGTTACGTTGATCTGGTCATTCCTGAGGAAGCTTGGGATCAAAAAGTTCGTGATATTAAATTGTACCAAATCGATACATTTGTGATGGGTGATGACTGGAAAGGTCAGTTTGACTTTGTCGGTGAGCAAACCGATGCCGAGGTTGTTTATCTCCCACGGACGCCAGAAATTTCAACGACGAAGATTAAAAAAGACCTGAAGATGTAG